The following coding sequences are from one Dermacentor silvarum isolate Dsil-2018 chromosome 4, BIME_Dsil_1.4, whole genome shotgun sequence window:
- the LOC125944672 gene encoding NFX1-type zinc finger-containing protein 1-like isoform X1, with protein MNECLLRISKVLKDLNSLKCAILHQSRFQGITREFSTKRNEEINCVERWLMHGVSRKDMLTAVSPADMDAYREDCQYAMKGSGVPTNSNRSVGFRYERATQTSQGAEGVSDDVKTVYIWKTLKATRAHEFHEEQTNIIQMERCQRWQLYKQWIVCLRRNILDKLEDAQREVLHCYLHCGKMLSENVSRATSGTSVIVASVTTAIAHGAVIDSMQPKALVVFRAHQVPSLLAGSLFCNSISKLVFIGDGVCSKGTLSSSLWSCAFSTQGFELHELSVQYFLSQPVCNLLAPFTKNVLQSGCSIEAVRGVAEPVQFFDIPDKEEAVLMISRLCLHFQTHGYHARDVTIVTLSPSAAVAAQTLVEKLRQVGCAHAVRSVKTLGSTFCKILILLVSSGARGSDLASALSRARCAVYGFGRLANADESCQNVFNTAHESNRSASPALSLSCVRHPGTVVRIESGDDFVTKMQQTGGCMQSCGAKKRCSHVCLQMCHSGDHPDFCDQPCLKYICSRKHPCLNKCSERCTQRCMVDVTEKLPYCTHTATFPCYKWEAGYVPVPGTVSRYGPHQYKCPVPVTVDRECGHKLQITCFEYRNQSTVVTNSSAVGRLGQQVNLPPCQRSVLVTPSCGHTKSIQCCDKAGYRCDVSVTVVRPCGHSCYVSCGADRRVLPPCTVRVEVVLDCGHLAYGSCYRTSSLKCTVFVKRTLICGHTLHALCSEPSPPCRVVVFGTHSCGRVLSTHCCNREYPCPWRCGYVFRCNHPCRLPCGNHPHEDKCQDCNDNCSIL; from the coding sequence ATGAACGAGTGTCTCCTAAGAATCAGCAAGGTGTTGAAAGACCTGAACAGCTTGAAGTGTGCTATACTCCACCAGTCTCGATTTCAAGGGATCACCCGCGAGTTCTCAACTAAAAGGAATGAGGAAATAAACTGCGTAGAAAGGTGGCTGATGCACGGAGTTAGTCGCAAGGACATGTTGACTGCTGTGTCACCCGCCGATATGGATGCTTACCGCGAAGACTGTCAGTACGCGATGAAAGGAAGCGGGGTACCCACCAATTCAAATCGTTCAGTTGGCTTTCGTTATGAGAGGGCTACGCAAACTTCCCAAGGCGCCGAAGGTGTCTCTGACGATGTGAAAACCGTTTACATCTGGAAAACTCTCAAGGCTACTCGTGCGCACGAATTTCATGAGGAACAGACCAATATTATTCAGATGGAGCGGTGCCAACGATGGCAGCTATACAAGCAGTGGATTGTGTGCCTGAGGCGAAATATCCTCGATAAACTTGAAGACGCTCAACGCGAAGTATTGCATTGCTACCTCCACTGCGGTAAAATGCTATCCGAGAATGTCTCGCGTGCGACTTCCGGGACGTCTGTTATTGTGGCCTCTGTGACTACAGCCATCGCGCATGGCGCCGTCATTGACTCAATGCAACCTAAGGCCTTGGTTGTGTTCCGAGCGCACCAAGTCCCATCTTTGCTTGCTGGTAGTCTCTTCTGTAACAGCATTTCAAAGCTCGTTTTCATAGGCGATGGCGTATGTTCAAAGGGAACACTATCTTCGTCACTTTGGTCTTGCGCATTCAGCACTCAAGGCTTTGAGTTACATGAACTAAGCGTTCAGTATTTCCTCTCGCAGCCGGTCTGCAACCTACTAGCACCGTTCACAAAAAATGTGCTGCAGTCTGGCTGCAGCATTGAGGCTGTCAGAGGCGTTGCAGAACCTGTGCAGTTTTTCGACATTCCCGACAAAGAAGAAGCAGTCTTGATGatatcccggttgtgtcttcatTTTCAGACACACGGCTACCATGCGAGAGACGTGACTATTGTTACCCTATCGCCTTCTGCTGCTGTGGCAGCGCAGACGCTGGTCGAAAAGCTGCGGCAGGTAGGGTGTGCACATGCAGTGCGGTCTGTCAAAACTTTAGGTTCCACTTTTTGCAAAATCCTGATCTTGCTTGTCAGTTCGGGCGCACGTGGCTCAGATCTTGCATCTGCTCTCAGCAGAGCGCGTTGCGCAGTGTACGGTTTCGGAAGGCTCGCAAACGCTGACGAGAGCTGCCAGAACGTCTTCAACACGGCCCACGAAAGCAACAGGTCTGCCAGTCCAGCTCTTTCTTTGTCCTGTGTGCGCCACCCTGGAACCGTCGTGCGTATCGAATCGGGAGACGATTTTGTGACAAAGATGCAGCAAACTGGGGGGTGCATGCAATCATGCGGTGCTAAGAAACGCTGCAGTCACGTGTGCTTACAGATGTGCCACAGTGGGGATCACCCCGATTTTTGTGACCAGCCCTGCTTGAAATATATTTGCAGTCGGAAACATCCCTGTCTTAACAAGTGCTCCGAGCGCTGCACTCAGCGGTGCATGGTTGACGTCACTGAAAAACTGCCTTATTGTACCCACACTGCTACATTTCCTTGTTACAAGTGGGAAGCTGGTTATGTACCAGTGCCTGGTACAGTCAGCCGATACGGTCCGCACCAGTACAAGTGCCCGGTGCCAGTTACTGTTGACCGGGAGTGCGGACATAAGTTGCAGATTACCTGCTTTGAGTACCGGAATCAGTCCACAGTGGTCACAAATTCCTCTGCAGTTGGACGTCTGGGACAGCAAGTCAACTTGCCTCCGTGCCAAAGATCTGTGCTAGTGACCCCTTCCTGCGGTCACACAAAGTCCATCCAGTGTTGCGACAAAGCTGGATATCGGTGCGACGTGTCGGTAACGGTTGTGCGTCCTTGCGGTCACTCTTGTTACGTCTCCTGCGGAGCGGACCGCAGGGTTCTTCCGCCATGCACTGTGCGAGTCGAAGTTGTGCTAGACTGCGGTCATTTAGCTTACGGGTCTTGCTACAGAACCTCCTCGTTGAAGTGTACAGTGTTCGTGAAGAGAACATTGATTTGTGGCCACACACTTCACGCGCTTTGCAGCGAACCTAGTCCCCCGTGCCGAGTTGTTGTTTTTGGGACACATTCATGCGGCCGCGTTCTCTCCACGCACTGTTGCAACAGAGAATATCCGTGCCCCTGGCGATGTGGTTACGTATTCCGCTGTAATCACCCGTGCCGATTGCCGTGCGGGAACCACCCTCACGAGGACAAGTGCCAGGATTGCAACGACAATTGCTCAATTTTATAA
- the LOC125944672 gene encoding uncharacterized protein LOC125944672 isoform X2, with the protein MEPPPSKRKGRSRRRNRRRRGNQGLIPDEAPHFSSTRHSAESETFGELPPSDTPGFSDEGGASALAQTARARYRTRAKRGTTLGRARPPFTGGPDRGGRRGGRTPQDGHPCSSARSTSNGSFDDAPSEPCPPESARAVGGCLQDENIPDDDTPKNDCDDRWMFAAAADRSSAIKAVPFPTFVEITSAIMCRREEIGPASEKSISLYIHDCYLHAVSSDVRATLGSFCLVPNRGLGRVVTTVNCDPASLRGVAVAFCDQERQYICYGEILKLDGKRVALLYGGLGVTDDNESHEFVLVNLNLDASCFINHLASLRTKSVDDLDRVKSMLLGEGCQPLESGHEVAQGQAVMQATLDSSLDSKLARTLDEDQVVAVRAAVASDRGCANSRAVWNRRQRAAEGRCAIDSYCGWLEEPRACACCR; encoded by the coding sequence ATGGAGCCACCACCGTCAAAGCGCAAGGGCCGCTCGAGGCGTCGGAATCGCCGACGAAGAGGGAACCAAGGCTTAATACCTGACGAAGCACCACACTTCAGCTCTACTCGGCACTCAGCAGAGAGCGAAACGTTCGGCGAACTTCCGCCGTCGGATACGCCTGGGTTTTCTGATGAAGGGGGTGCCTCGGCGTTGGCTCAAACCGCTCGCGCAAGATACCGAACCAGGGCCAAGAGGGGTACCACGCTGGGAAGAGCAAGACCCCCATTTACAGGAGGTCCTGACAGAGGAGGGCGTCGGGGAGGGCGAACCCCACAAGATGGGCACCCGTGCAGCAGTGCTCGAAGTACAAGTAATGGCTCATTCGACGACGCTCCTTCCGAGCCGTGTCCTCCGGAGAGCGCTAGGGCAGTAGGTGGCTGCCTGCAAGACGAGAACATTCCAGACGATGACACTCCGAAGAACGACTGCGATGACCGGTGGATGTTCGCGGCTGCAGCAGATCGTTCCTCGGCGATCAAGGCGGTGCCCTTCCCGACGTTCGTTGAGATAACATCCGCCATCATGTGCCGGCGCGAAGAAATTGGACCTGCGAGCGAAAAGTCAATCTCGTTGTACATCCACGACTGCTACCTGCACGCGGTTTCCTCGGATGTGCGAGCTACGCTCGGCAGCTTCTGCCTTGTTCCCAACAGGGGCCTAGGCCGCGTCGTAACGACCGTCAACTGCGACCCGGCCTCGCTTCGTGGCGTTGCCGTCGCCTTCTGCGATCAGGAACGTCAGTACATATGCTATGGAGAGATCCTGAAACTCGATGGGAAACGAGTCGCCTTGCTGTACGGTGGCCTGGGAGTTACCGACGACAATGAAAGTCACGAATTTGTTCTGGTCAACTTGAATTTGGACGCGAGCTGCTTCATCAACCATCTCGCTTCACTACGTACAAAATCAGTTGACGACTTGGATCGAGTGAAATCGATGCTTCTAGGTGAAGGCTGTCAACCTCTTGAGTCTGGACATGAGGTCGCCCAGGGCCAGGCTGTAATGCAAGCTACGCTTGACTCGTCATTGGACAGCAAGCTGGCAAGGACTCTTGACGAAGATCAAGTGGTCGCAGTAAGAGCTGCAGTTGCTTCTGATAGAGGCTGTGCTAATTCACGCGCCGTCTGGAACCGGCGACAAAGAGCTGCTGAGGGCCGCTGTGCAATTGACTCTTACTGTGGATGGCTTGAAGAGCCGAGGGCCTGTGCTTGTTGTAGGTAG